One Pyrus communis chromosome 13, drPyrComm1.1, whole genome shotgun sequence genomic window carries:
- the LOC137712766 gene encoding polyadenylation and cleavage factor homolog 4-like isoform X1 encodes MEMESSRRPFSGSNEPGLKKPRLAENPNGRAFGQRPGGGANPVLSRFRVTDKDTGSDDPNRGGGGYVPQPLQHQELVSQYKTALAELTFNSKPIITNLTIIAGENLHAAKAVAATVCSHIIEVPSEQKLPSLYLLDSIVKNIGRDYIKYFAVRLPEVFCKAYRQVEPPIHQSMRHLFGTWKGVFPAQTLQMIEKELGFSSTANGSSTGAATSRPDSQSQRQAHSIHVNPKYLERQRLQQPTRNLQQSNADALSERVHEKNIDAEYGEYEYGSDLPGNSNPGIGRIGGKITETLPTQRNGVNIRHGLASYSAPKSANADPRLKAAPGIATRNGGGLSSSWKNSEEEEFMWDDMNSRSTDHGPSDISSNSRKDHWASDDSERLGFGGHFRKPKTVNDYASTADPDTSADPTEQKDPSAFGHRISSPWTLQDSIGVDRLTPSGTPVISSVHSDRYASSLSGLSTSGDFSVARMGSRAQVASSRVGALSIGFSAASGPTGALGKQQQLQSVRAASPSGQSLMHQYSPSPTSTVQHPRHHLQSLAEQDLAEDPLPIPTPNARLGSKAKSQPQDLSLSIPAIQSRHKYASRQQPDSIESESFGHTKKPHVLPVSTFSTPSTVGDSIPDHSNVIAAETSGQLSTSSLLAAVMKTGILSDKSITGSLPNLNLRDMGHIPSLPGFQSPFPSGPPPTQVALPGSKVASALTSGHLSGDNSPAASNVSQKEVGHLPLPHSQPPSSLEGSASASSSTVVNNSSDPISSLLSSLVAKGLISASKSESLAPVPSQKPTEPQNKSLGGPATSLVSVSPVSVSTSLPVSSRTDDASLPEPAAKTSAALPQITKTEIRNLIGVEFKPDKIREFHPAVIDELFNDLPHKCSICGLKLKLRERLERHLEWHASKNPKANGSAMASRKWYPNLTSWVAGKAGPPLVPEANNSIDEPNETMDIDEPMVPADENQCACVICGNIFEDFYRQERDEWMFKGASYMSIPSGAGEMETTEESVLKGPIVHVNCTVESSLSDLGLPGHVKLEPEI; translated from the exons ATGGAAATGGAGAGCTCGCGTAGGCCGTTTAGCGGATCGAATGAACCAGGCTTGAAGAAGCCCCGATTGGCCGAAAACCCGAATGGACGAGCTTTTGGGCAGAGACCTGGTGGGGGAGCTAATCCAGTGCTGTCAAGATTCAGAGTGACTGATAAAGACACCGGGAGCGATGACCCGAATCGCGGGGGTGGGGGCTATGTGCCGCAGCCACTGCAGCATCAGGAGCTTGTGAGCCAGTACAAGACGGCGTTGGCGGAGCTCACCTTCAATTCAAAGCCAATTATTACCAATCTGACGATAATTGCCGGTGAGAACCTCCACGCGGCGAAGGCGGTGGCGGCAACTGTATGCAGCCACATTATTGAG GTTCCTAGCGAGCAGAAGTTACCATCACTTTATCTTTTGGACAGTATTGTAAAGAATATCGGAAGGGATTATATCAAATATTTTGCTGTCAGACTCCCTGAG GTGTTCTGCAAGGCATATAGGCAGGTTGAACCTCCTATACATCAAAGTATGCGACATCTTTTTGGAACATGGAAAGGAGTGTTTCCTGCTCAGACACTTCAGATGATTGAGAAAGAACTTGGATTTTCTTCTACGGCAAATGGTTCATCCACTGGAGCAGCAACATCAAGACCAGATTCGCAGTCACAGCGACAAGCACATAGCATTCATGTGAATCCCAAATATTTGGAAAGGCAACGTCTTCAGCAGCCAACTAGG AATTTGCAGCAGTCCAATGCAGATGCACTAAGCGAGCGTGTTCATGAGAAGAACATTGATGCTGAATATGGAGAATATGAATATGGTTCTGATCTTCCCGGGAATTCAAACCCAGGAATTGGAAGAATTGGTGGGAAGATTACAGAAACACTACCCACCCAAAGAAATGGTGTTAATATCAGGCATGGACTTGCAAGTTACTCGGCACCTAAATCTGCTAATGCTGATCCTCGCTTAAAGGCAGCACCAGGCATTGCAACTAGAAACGGTGGTGGGCTTTCTAGTAGCTGGAAGAATTCTGAGGAAGAGGAGTTCATGTGGGATGATATGAACTCAAGATCAACAGATCATGGCCCCTCAGATATTTCTAGTAACTCAAGAAAAGATCACTGGGCCTCTGATGATTCAGAGAGATTG GGGTTTGGAGGTCATTTTCGTAAACCAAAAACTGTAAATGATTATGCATCAACAGCTGATCCGGATACCTCTGCTGACCCTACTGAACAGAAAGACCCATCTGCTTTTGGTCACCGGATTTCATCACCTTGGACATTGCAGGACTCTATCGGTGTTGACAGGCTGACCCCTTCTGGTACTCCTGTCATTAGTTCGGTTCACTCAGATCGTTATGCTTCAAGTTTAAGTGGGCTATCGACAAGTGGAGATTTTTCTGTGGCCAGGATGGGAAGTAGAGCACAAGTAGCATCTTCTCGCGTTGGAGCGTTAAGCATCGGATTTAGTGCAGCATCAGGGCCTACTGGAGCTTTAGGGAAACAGCAGCAACTTCAGTCTGTGAGAGCTGCATCACCATCTGGGCAGTCACTGATGCACCAGTATTCTCCCTCACCTACATCAACAGTACAACACCCTCGTCATCATTTGCAAAGTTTAGCTGAGCAAGACCTTGCCGAGGACCCTTTGCCAATCCCAACTCCCAATGCTCGACTGGGTAGCAAAGCAAAATCACAGCCTCAAGATTTATCTTTGTCAATTCCTGCCATCCAATCAAGGCACAAATATGCCTCTCGACAACAACCAGACAGTATAGAGTCTGAATCTTTCGGTCACACTAAGAAGCCCCATGTGCTACCGGTCTCCACTTTTTCAACTCCGTCAACTGTTGGAGATTCTATACCAGATCATTCAAATGTCATTGCTGCAGAAACCTCAGGACAGTTGAGCACTAGTAGTTTGTTGGCTGCCGTTATGAAGACTGGAATTTTATCTGACAAATCAATTACTGGTAGCCTACCGAATTTGAATCTTCGGGACATGGGACATATTCCATCACTGCCAGGTTTTCAGTCTCCCTTTCCAAGTGGACCTCCCCCTACTCAGGTTGCACTCCCAGGGTCCAAGGTTGCCTCAGCACTTACATCAGGTCACCTTTCTGGTGATAACTCGCCGGCTGCCTCAAATGTATCACAGAAGGAGGTAGGCCATCTGCCACTTCCACATAGCCAACCTCCTTCATCTCTCGAGGGTAGTGCGTCAGCAAGTTCTTCAACTGTGGTGAATAATTCCTCGGATCCAATTTCTAGCCTTTTAAGCTCCTTAGTTGCAAAGGGTTTGATATCTGCATCAAAGTCAGAGTCGCTCGCTCCTGTGCCATCCCAAAAGCCAACTGAACCGCAAAACAAGAGCCTTGGTGGACCTGCCACCAGTTTAGTGTCAGTGTCTCCAGTTTCAGTTTCAACAAGTCTTCCTGTTTCATCTCGAACTGATGATGCATCTCTCCCAGAACCTGCAGCTAAAACATCTGCTGCCTTACCTCAAATTACGAAGACAGAAATAAGAAACCTCATTGGCGTTGAGTTTAAGCCAGATAAAATCCGAGAATTCCATCCAGCCGTGATTGATGAACTTTTTAATGACCTTCCACATAAGTGTAGCATATGTGGCCTTAAGCTCAAACTTAGAGAACGACTTGAGAGACACTTGGAATGGCATGCTTCGAAAAATCCCAAAGCCAATGGTTCAGCTATGGCATCAAGGAAGTGGTATCCAAATTTAACCAGCTGGGTTGCTGGAAAAGCAGGACCCCCTTTGGTACCTGAGGCCAACAATTCAATAGACGAGCCTAATGAGACGATGGACATTGATGAGCCCATGGTTCCCGCAGACGAAAACCAATGTGCATGTGTTATATGTGGCAATATTTTTGAAGATTTTTATCGTCAAGAAAGGGATGAATGGATGTTCAAAGGAGCTTCGTACATGAGTATTCCATCTGGGGCCGGTGAGATGGAAACCACAGAGGAGAGTGTTTTGAAGGGTCCCATTGTGCATGTAAATTGTACAGTGGAAAGTTCACTCTCTGATTTGGGATTGCCGGGCCATGTTAAATTG GAACCGGAAATTTAG
- the LOC137712766 gene encoding polyadenylation and cleavage factor homolog 4-like isoform X2, with amino-acid sequence MEMESSRRPFSGSNEPGLKKPRLAENPNGRAFGQRPGGGANPVLSRFRVTDKDTGSDDPNRGGGGYVPQPLQHQELVSQYKTALAELTFNSKPIITNLTIIAGENLHAAKAVAATVCSHIIEVPSEQKLPSLYLLDSIVKNIGRDYIKYFAVRLPEVFCKAYRQVEPPIHQSMRHLFGTWKGVFPAQTLQMIEKELGFSSTANGSSTGAATSRPDSQSQRQAHSIHVNPKYLERQRLQQPTRQSNADALSERVHEKNIDAEYGEYEYGSDLPGNSNPGIGRIGGKITETLPTQRNGVNIRHGLASYSAPKSANADPRLKAAPGIATRNGGGLSSSWKNSEEEEFMWDDMNSRSTDHGPSDISSNSRKDHWASDDSERLGFGGHFRKPKTVNDYASTADPDTSADPTEQKDPSAFGHRISSPWTLQDSIGVDRLTPSGTPVISSVHSDRYASSLSGLSTSGDFSVARMGSRAQVASSRVGALSIGFSAASGPTGALGKQQQLQSVRAASPSGQSLMHQYSPSPTSTVQHPRHHLQSLAEQDLAEDPLPIPTPNARLGSKAKSQPQDLSLSIPAIQSRHKYASRQQPDSIESESFGHTKKPHVLPVSTFSTPSTVGDSIPDHSNVIAAETSGQLSTSSLLAAVMKTGILSDKSITGSLPNLNLRDMGHIPSLPGFQSPFPSGPPPTQVALPGSKVASALTSGHLSGDNSPAASNVSQKEVGHLPLPHSQPPSSLEGSASASSSTVVNNSSDPISSLLSSLVAKGLISASKSESLAPVPSQKPTEPQNKSLGGPATSLVSVSPVSVSTSLPVSSRTDDASLPEPAAKTSAALPQITKTEIRNLIGVEFKPDKIREFHPAVIDELFNDLPHKCSICGLKLKLRERLERHLEWHASKNPKANGSAMASRKWYPNLTSWVAGKAGPPLVPEANNSIDEPNETMDIDEPMVPADENQCACVICGNIFEDFYRQERDEWMFKGASYMSIPSGAGEMETTEESVLKGPIVHVNCTVESSLSDLGLPGHVKLEPEI; translated from the exons ATGGAAATGGAGAGCTCGCGTAGGCCGTTTAGCGGATCGAATGAACCAGGCTTGAAGAAGCCCCGATTGGCCGAAAACCCGAATGGACGAGCTTTTGGGCAGAGACCTGGTGGGGGAGCTAATCCAGTGCTGTCAAGATTCAGAGTGACTGATAAAGACACCGGGAGCGATGACCCGAATCGCGGGGGTGGGGGCTATGTGCCGCAGCCACTGCAGCATCAGGAGCTTGTGAGCCAGTACAAGACGGCGTTGGCGGAGCTCACCTTCAATTCAAAGCCAATTATTACCAATCTGACGATAATTGCCGGTGAGAACCTCCACGCGGCGAAGGCGGTGGCGGCAACTGTATGCAGCCACATTATTGAG GTTCCTAGCGAGCAGAAGTTACCATCACTTTATCTTTTGGACAGTATTGTAAAGAATATCGGAAGGGATTATATCAAATATTTTGCTGTCAGACTCCCTGAG GTGTTCTGCAAGGCATATAGGCAGGTTGAACCTCCTATACATCAAAGTATGCGACATCTTTTTGGAACATGGAAAGGAGTGTTTCCTGCTCAGACACTTCAGATGATTGAGAAAGAACTTGGATTTTCTTCTACGGCAAATGGTTCATCCACTGGAGCAGCAACATCAAGACCAGATTCGCAGTCACAGCGACAAGCACATAGCATTCATGTGAATCCCAAATATTTGGAAAGGCAACGTCTTCAGCAGCCAACTAGG CAGTCCAATGCAGATGCACTAAGCGAGCGTGTTCATGAGAAGAACATTGATGCTGAATATGGAGAATATGAATATGGTTCTGATCTTCCCGGGAATTCAAACCCAGGAATTGGAAGAATTGGTGGGAAGATTACAGAAACACTACCCACCCAAAGAAATGGTGTTAATATCAGGCATGGACTTGCAAGTTACTCGGCACCTAAATCTGCTAATGCTGATCCTCGCTTAAAGGCAGCACCAGGCATTGCAACTAGAAACGGTGGTGGGCTTTCTAGTAGCTGGAAGAATTCTGAGGAAGAGGAGTTCATGTGGGATGATATGAACTCAAGATCAACAGATCATGGCCCCTCAGATATTTCTAGTAACTCAAGAAAAGATCACTGGGCCTCTGATGATTCAGAGAGATTG GGGTTTGGAGGTCATTTTCGTAAACCAAAAACTGTAAATGATTATGCATCAACAGCTGATCCGGATACCTCTGCTGACCCTACTGAACAGAAAGACCCATCTGCTTTTGGTCACCGGATTTCATCACCTTGGACATTGCAGGACTCTATCGGTGTTGACAGGCTGACCCCTTCTGGTACTCCTGTCATTAGTTCGGTTCACTCAGATCGTTATGCTTCAAGTTTAAGTGGGCTATCGACAAGTGGAGATTTTTCTGTGGCCAGGATGGGAAGTAGAGCACAAGTAGCATCTTCTCGCGTTGGAGCGTTAAGCATCGGATTTAGTGCAGCATCAGGGCCTACTGGAGCTTTAGGGAAACAGCAGCAACTTCAGTCTGTGAGAGCTGCATCACCATCTGGGCAGTCACTGATGCACCAGTATTCTCCCTCACCTACATCAACAGTACAACACCCTCGTCATCATTTGCAAAGTTTAGCTGAGCAAGACCTTGCCGAGGACCCTTTGCCAATCCCAACTCCCAATGCTCGACTGGGTAGCAAAGCAAAATCACAGCCTCAAGATTTATCTTTGTCAATTCCTGCCATCCAATCAAGGCACAAATATGCCTCTCGACAACAACCAGACAGTATAGAGTCTGAATCTTTCGGTCACACTAAGAAGCCCCATGTGCTACCGGTCTCCACTTTTTCAACTCCGTCAACTGTTGGAGATTCTATACCAGATCATTCAAATGTCATTGCTGCAGAAACCTCAGGACAGTTGAGCACTAGTAGTTTGTTGGCTGCCGTTATGAAGACTGGAATTTTATCTGACAAATCAATTACTGGTAGCCTACCGAATTTGAATCTTCGGGACATGGGACATATTCCATCACTGCCAGGTTTTCAGTCTCCCTTTCCAAGTGGACCTCCCCCTACTCAGGTTGCACTCCCAGGGTCCAAGGTTGCCTCAGCACTTACATCAGGTCACCTTTCTGGTGATAACTCGCCGGCTGCCTCAAATGTATCACAGAAGGAGGTAGGCCATCTGCCACTTCCACATAGCCAACCTCCTTCATCTCTCGAGGGTAGTGCGTCAGCAAGTTCTTCAACTGTGGTGAATAATTCCTCGGATCCAATTTCTAGCCTTTTAAGCTCCTTAGTTGCAAAGGGTTTGATATCTGCATCAAAGTCAGAGTCGCTCGCTCCTGTGCCATCCCAAAAGCCAACTGAACCGCAAAACAAGAGCCTTGGTGGACCTGCCACCAGTTTAGTGTCAGTGTCTCCAGTTTCAGTTTCAACAAGTCTTCCTGTTTCATCTCGAACTGATGATGCATCTCTCCCAGAACCTGCAGCTAAAACATCTGCTGCCTTACCTCAAATTACGAAGACAGAAATAAGAAACCTCATTGGCGTTGAGTTTAAGCCAGATAAAATCCGAGAATTCCATCCAGCCGTGATTGATGAACTTTTTAATGACCTTCCACATAAGTGTAGCATATGTGGCCTTAAGCTCAAACTTAGAGAACGACTTGAGAGACACTTGGAATGGCATGCTTCGAAAAATCCCAAAGCCAATGGTTCAGCTATGGCATCAAGGAAGTGGTATCCAAATTTAACCAGCTGGGTTGCTGGAAAAGCAGGACCCCCTTTGGTACCTGAGGCCAACAATTCAATAGACGAGCCTAATGAGACGATGGACATTGATGAGCCCATGGTTCCCGCAGACGAAAACCAATGTGCATGTGTTATATGTGGCAATATTTTTGAAGATTTTTATCGTCAAGAAAGGGATGAATGGATGTTCAAAGGAGCTTCGTACATGAGTATTCCATCTGGGGCCGGTGAGATGGAAACCACAGAGGAGAGTGTTTTGAAGGGTCCCATTGTGCATGTAAATTGTACAGTGGAAAGTTCACTCTCTGATTTGGGATTGCCGGGCCATGTTAAATTG GAACCGGAAATTTAG